One genomic region from Evansella sp. LMS18 encodes:
- a CDS encoding YheC/YheD family protein: MAANNNNPEERNIIILTGQGKDRKFTGETRFYEQLAGTARERNGKVYILPFTGDITDGKAFSWDPEKKEWVETSCPDPDVVYNRFSDRFTEWADPVQRYFNELEKEKIPYFNRCFFNKLHTSSLLQNHRVLGKYYPETKRMATRDDLLTFLKKHKIVFIKDIHGSQGQGIWKVENNGTSYTLHTQKQQYKGLSFENLAELLKPVYKKKTLLIQEGIPLALLNGRTYDFRVLVHFFAGKWHVTGIGVRQARNGGYTTHVPQGGRILSFEAVPVKPDQETVKQLSAYIGKMLDLKFQNVREFSFDLGTDNEGGLWILDINSKPMMFDEREINKKRINTLSRIFAEA, encoded by the coding sequence ATGGCAGCTAACAATAATAATCCAGAAGAAAGAAATATCATTATTTTGACTGGGCAAGGGAAAGACAGAAAGTTTACAGGAGAGACACGTTTCTATGAGCAGCTAGCCGGAACAGCCCGTGAGAGAAATGGAAAGGTTTATATTCTGCCTTTTACGGGTGACATCACAGACGGCAAGGCTTTTAGCTGGGATCCGGAAAAGAAAGAATGGGTGGAGACTTCCTGTCCTGATCCCGATGTGGTATACAATCGTTTTTCAGACAGATTTACAGAATGGGCTGATCCGGTCCAGCGGTATTTTAACGAACTGGAAAAAGAGAAAATCCCTTACTTTAATCGTTGTTTCTTTAACAAGCTTCATACCTCCTCCCTTTTGCAAAATCATCGTGTGCTGGGAAAATACTATCCTGAAACAAAGAGGATGGCAACGAGGGATGATTTGCTCACTTTTCTAAAAAAGCACAAGATCGTTTTTATAAAAGACATCCACGGATCACAAGGGCAAGGGATCTGGAAAGTAGAAAACAACGGTACCTCATATACACTTCATACACAGAAGCAGCAATATAAAGGACTATCTTTCGAGAACCTTGCCGAACTTTTAAAGCCGGTGTATAAAAAGAAAACATTGCTTATTCAGGAAGGAATCCCCCTGGCGTTACTTAATGGCAGGACATACGATTTCAGGGTCCTTGTTCATTTCTTCGCCGGAAAATGGCATGTGACTGGGATTGGTGTCCGCCAGGCCCGTAATGGAGGATACACCACCCACGTTCCCCAGGGCGGCCGTATCCTATCCTTTGAGGCAGTGCCTGTAAAGCCTGATCAGGAAACAGTGAAACAGCTGTCAGCCTATATAGGAAAAATGCTTGATTTAAAGTTTCAGAATGTAAGGGAATTTTCCTTCGATTTAGGTACAGACAATGAAGGCGGGCTATGGATTCTCGACATTAACAGCAAGCCAATGATGTTTGATGAACGGGAAATAAATAAAAAGAGGATTAACACTTTGTCCAGGATTTTTGCCGAGGCTTAG
- a CDS encoding YheC/YheD family protein codes for MTGMGSLGILQWNTEKTDYYTDQVAKHCASSGIQVVRLSPLSCNFRTLTATGLRYDLSAGQWTKAVFPVPAFIYDRCFYPPGSKENKRVSEAAEQLKKHSVFLGSGLPNKWAVYRWLRKDSHIAGFLPPTQLLEEEAFSAYLNAFGTVVIKPVSGSGGDGFHVIRLKDFTISLYNKNKELLLAENSRETLYKFLKSSLPASKYIIQPFLKLQLNGRPFDLRVVMQKESPEHWYEAGKGYRVGRKNSYVSNLRAGGRISSSLNHHSGQYKQAEKTAEKISPLIPVVLEKYHQPLFELGIDYGLDSHGKLWIIEVNSKPGYETVLKTTDVARKNLIFSRPASLIRQLEQLRIKGPAAKAQPEDK; via the coding sequence ATGACTGGCATGGGAAGTCTCGGAATCCTTCAGTGGAATACAGAAAAGACGGATTATTATACAGATCAGGTAGCAAAACACTGTGCTTCATCAGGAATACAGGTTGTCAGATTGTCTCCTCTAAGCTGCAACTTCAGAACTTTAACTGCGACGGGCTTACGCTACGACTTGTCAGCAGGACAATGGACAAAAGCTGTTTTTCCTGTCCCCGCCTTTATTTACGACCGCTGTTTTTACCCTCCCGGCAGCAAAGAGAACAAGAGGGTATCAGAAGCTGCAGAGCAATTAAAAAAGCATAGTGTTTTTCTTGGATCCGGTCTCCCAAATAAATGGGCTGTTTACCGGTGGCTCAGGAAAGATTCCCATATCGCTGGTTTTCTTCCTCCTACACAGCTGCTTGAAGAAGAAGCGTTTTCTGCCTACCTGAACGCATTTGGAACGGTAGTTATAAAACCAGTTTCTGGTTCCGGCGGAGATGGATTTCATGTTATCCGGCTCAAGGATTTTACAATCAGTCTTTATAATAAAAACAAAGAACTCCTGCTGGCTGAAAATAGCAGGGAAACTTTATATAAATTTTTAAAAAGCAGCTTACCAGCTTCAAAGTACATTATTCAGCCTTTTCTCAAGCTGCAGTTGAACGGCCGGCCATTTGATTTAAGGGTGGTGATGCAGAAAGAATCTCCTGAACACTGGTATGAAGCAGGCAAAGGATACCGGGTTGGCCGGAAAAATTCTTATGTATCTAATTTGAGGGCAGGCGGCAGAATATCCTCTTCCCTGAACCACCACAGTGGACAGTATAAACAGGCCGAAAAGACTGCCGAAAAGATTTCCCCCTTAATACCAGTTGTTCTGGAAAAATATCACCAGCCTCTTTTTGAGCTGGGAATTGACTATGGGCTTGATTCTCATGGAAAACTCTGGATCATTGAAGTTAATTCCAAACCAGGTTACGAAACTGTCCTTAAAACAACAGACGTTGCCAGGAAGAACCTGATTTTTTCCAGACCTGCCAGTCTCATCAGACAACTGGAACAACTCAGAATAAAAGGGCCAGCCGCAAAAGCACAGCCTGAAGATAAGTGA
- a CDS encoding CdaR family transcriptional regulator has protein sequence MLDKLKNYYAGQLTENAETIPEEYRLTLYEENEEEIILDKRKLSREEVSLLETLFNNSPGLPSRSFSVSEEMMYNWLFKEKTPDFSLLKNIINPPVRLVHFYIKGRLSDHESFEEALKSLFVSSQSLIWASPTEGFLLQEITADSEDMETDESIPDIIASDFFVQAVFYTGSILSEVADLKDRHAWEAEAFRTARLVMPAKSIYIEQEIVPALMINELTNESRQKLLELLEPVLNEHDLLESVKVYLECNMNTSMAAKKLYMHRNTVQYRVDKFIEKTSIDIKRFPNAVAVYILFLLSQAASQGSDN, from the coding sequence ATGCTTGATAAGCTGAAAAATTATTATGCCGGACAACTGACTGAAAACGCTGAAACGATCCCGGAGGAGTACCGCCTCACTTTATACGAGGAAAACGAAGAAGAAATTATACTTGATAAACGGAAGTTATCCAGGGAAGAAGTTTCATTGCTGGAAACCCTGTTTAATAATTCACCTGGCCTTCCATCAAGGTCCTTTTCTGTTTCCGAGGAAATGATGTATAACTGGCTTTTTAAAGAAAAAACACCCGATTTTTCCCTGTTGAAAAATATTATTAACCCGCCTGTACGGCTGGTCCATTTTTACATAAAAGGAAGATTAAGTGACCACGAATCGTTTGAAGAAGCTCTTAAAAGCTTGTTTGTATCTTCCCAGTCCCTCATATGGGCTTCTCCCACAGAAGGATTTCTTTTACAGGAAATCACAGCTGACAGCGAGGATATGGAAACCGATGAGTCTATACCGGATATAATAGCTTCAGACTTTTTTGTCCAGGCAGTTTTCTATACAGGCTCCATCCTTTCCGAGGTGGCAGATTTAAAGGATAGGCACGCATGGGAAGCCGAAGCTTTCAGGACAGCAAGGCTGGTAATGCCTGCCAAAAGCATTTATATTGAACAGGAGATCGTCCCTGCTCTTATGATCAATGAACTGACAAATGAATCAAGACAAAAGCTCCTTGAGCTTTTGGAGCCAGTCTTAAATGAACATGATTTGCTCGAATCAGTGAAAGTTTATCTCGAGTGCAATATGAATACGAGCATGGCTGCAAAAAAACTGTACATGCATCGTAACACTGTACAATACAGAGTAGATAAATTCATTGAAAAAACGTCGATTGACATTAAAAGGTTTCCAAATGCCGTTGCGGTTTATATTTTATTTCTCCTTTCCCAGGCAGCTTCACAAGGTAGTGATAATTAA
- a CDS encoding ABC transporter ATP-binding protein produces the protein MADITFKSLYKIYDGDVQAVKDFNLDIEDKEFIVFVGPSGCGKSTTLRMVAGLEDISKGELYIGDTLVNDVAPKDRDIAMVFQNYALYPHMNVYENMAFGLKLRKFKKDEIDKRVKEAARILGLTEMLERKPKAMSGGQRQRVALGRAIVRDPKVFLMDEPLSNLDAKLRVQMRAEITKLHQRLQTTTIYVTHDQTEAMTMATRIVVMKDGIIQQVGRPKDIYDNPENVFVGGFIGSPSMNFLTGTLKDGYFHVEDLKIKVPQGKMKPIEKYNNKELILGIRPEDVHDEPVFIEASENSQLDATVDVAELMGAETFLYSKIGEQNFIARVDSRTDIGSGDDIKLAFDMNKAHFFDPETESRLR, from the coding sequence ATGGCAGATATTACTTTCAAAAGCCTTTATAAAATTTACGACGGAGATGTACAGGCAGTTAAAGACTTTAATCTTGACATTGAAGATAAGGAATTTATCGTATTTGTAGGCCCTTCCGGCTGTGGTAAATCAACAACCTTACGTATGGTTGCCGGCCTTGAAGACATTTCTAAAGGAGAACTTTATATCGGCGATACACTCGTAAACGATGTAGCTCCAAAAGACCGTGACATCGCGATGGTGTTCCAGAACTATGCACTTTACCCGCATATGAATGTATATGAAAACATGGCTTTCGGCCTCAAATTAAGAAAGTTTAAAAAAGATGAGATTGATAAACGTGTGAAAGAAGCTGCACGAATTCTTGGCCTTACTGAAATGCTCGAGCGTAAACCTAAGGCAATGTCCGGTGGTCAGCGCCAGCGTGTTGCCTTAGGACGTGCGATTGTGCGAGACCCTAAAGTATTCCTGATGGACGAGCCTTTATCAAACCTGGATGCGAAACTCCGTGTACAAATGCGTGCTGAAATCACAAAGCTTCATCAGCGCCTCCAGACAACCACTATTTATGTAACACACGACCAGACAGAAGCAATGACGATGGCAACACGTATCGTTGTAATGAAGGATGGGATTATCCAGCAAGTTGGACGTCCAAAGGATATTTACGATAACCCTGAGAACGTCTTCGTGGGCGGCTTTATCGGCTCCCCTTCCATGAACTTCCTGACAGGAACCTTAAAAGACGGCTACTTCCACGTTGAAGACCTGAAAATCAAAGTCCCTCAGGGAAAAATGAAGCCAATCGAAAAATACAATAATAAAGAGCTGATTCTTGGTATCCGCCCGGAAGATGTACACGATGAGCCTGTCTTCATCGAAGCTTCGGAAAATTCTCAGCTTGATGCTACAGTTGACGTAGCAGAGCTTATGGGTGCAGAGACTTTCCTATATTCAAAAATTGGCGAGCAGAACTTCATCGCCAGGGTAGATTCCCGTACTGATATTGGTAGTGGAGATGATATTAAACTTGCGTTTGATATGAATAAAGCACATTTCTTCGACCCTGAAACAGAAAGCCGTCTCCGTTAA
- a CDS encoding DUF5342 family protein, with product MISHFNYKEIKNNLINQEWSFSFFYKQKRYTGKYYKDGSIKWTSPEDINEEDRKFLETAIHDLMLYHVYEDH from the coding sequence TTGATATCTCACTTTAATTATAAAGAAATCAAAAATAACTTAATTAATCAGGAATGGAGCTTTTCTTTTTTTTATAAACAAAAGCGTTATACAGGGAAATATTATAAAGATGGCAGCATTAAGTGGACAAGCCCGGAAGATATCAACGAAGAGGACAGGAAGTTTCTTGAAACTGCCATACATGATTTGATGCTTTATCATGTATATGAAGACCATTAA
- a CDS encoding alpha/beta-type small acid-soluble spore protein, translating into MASNRSNNSNQLLVPGVQQALDQMKYEIAQEFGVQLGADATSRANGSVGGEITKRLVSMAESQFSGGQQ; encoded by the coding sequence ATGGCAAGCAACAGAAGCAATAACAGCAACCAGCTTCTTGTACCTGGAGTACAACAAGCATTAGATCAAATGAAGTATGAAATTGCTCAGGAATTTGGAGTACAGTTAGGTGCTGATGCAACTTCTCGTGCTAACGGATCTGTTGGAGGAGAAATCACTAAGCGTCTTGTATCTATGGCTGAGTCTCAATTCAGCGGTGGACAACAATAA
- a CDS encoding CoA transferase subunit B has product MSTDRKVMRELIARRAEKEIHDGDYVNLGIGMPTMVANYISDNKQVVLQSENGLLGIGPYPTEEELDPDLINAGKETVTAIKGASYFSSAESFAMIRGGHIDVAILGAMEVAENGDLANWMIPGKMIKGMGGAMDLVHGAQKVVIIMEHVNRNGDPKILKECSLPLTGKGVVNRIITDRAVIDVTEKGLVLKEILGDYTFEDIQSVTEPKLIRE; this is encoded by the coding sequence ATGAGTACTGATCGAAAAGTGATGCGTGAGTTAATTGCGAGAAGAGCGGAAAAGGAAATTCATGATGGTGATTATGTGAACCTTGGCATCGGGATGCCGACGATGGTGGCCAATTATATTTCTGATAACAAACAAGTTGTGCTGCAATCAGAAAATGGATTATTAGGTATCGGCCCGTATCCAACAGAGGAGGAGCTTGATCCGGATCTGATCAATGCAGGGAAGGAAACGGTAACAGCAATAAAAGGGGCATCCTATTTCAGCAGTGCGGAATCCTTTGCGATGATTCGCGGCGGCCACATTGATGTTGCGATTCTGGGGGCAATGGAAGTAGCTGAAAACGGGGACCTCGCTAACTGGATGATACCAGGTAAAATGATTAAAGGAATGGGCGGAGCGATGGACCTTGTTCACGGAGCTCAAAAAGTAGTAATTATTATGGAGCACGTGAACCGGAACGGAGATCCGAAAATTTTAAAAGAATGCAGTTTGCCGTTGACTGGTAAAGGTGTTGTAAACCGGATTATAACAGACAGAGCGGTGATTGATGTTACAGAAAAGGGACTTGTACTCAAAGAAATACTTGGAGACTATACCTTTGAAGATATTCAGTCAGTAACAGAACCAAAGCTTATCAGGGAATGA
- a CDS encoding DUF445 domain-containing protein: MEFQLYWFAGLILIGAAVGGGTNILAIQMLLRPHNAKYIGSFQVPFTPGLIPKRREEIAEQLGTMVEEYLITPEGVARKIFEGQFLEEAEGRIKVILETFLQQELTVEDWLKEHIGDTWSTKAAREAYERAIKGKMLVFFNDYKSKKINDLLQEEWKEKIEDYIPEISAKVLEKGEEYFQSPEGRDQVDQMVSRFFETKGSFGGMIGRFTQRVSFSSLVSRELTKLFRDERAHEYVTYWIRREWHEMLEKTPEDYIKADKLEENVHYLVETIVDETPIIGEWDRPLKEWAHQYEKVITYTMLPAFVDGFTQVAERQLKSVMKRIGIKGIVSDQVNNFPLENLEEMVLKIAKRELKMIAVLGALIGAVAGLIQALFILFIS, translated from the coding sequence ATGGAATTCCAATTATACTGGTTTGCGGGCCTTATCCTGATCGGAGCGGCTGTCGGAGGAGGCACGAATATACTTGCAATCCAAATGCTGCTCCGGCCTCATAACGCGAAATATATAGGTTCCTTTCAGGTGCCTTTCACTCCGGGCCTGATTCCTAAACGGAGAGAGGAAATTGCTGAGCAGCTCGGAACAATGGTGGAAGAATACCTGATTACACCTGAAGGAGTTGCCCGGAAGATTTTTGAGGGACAGTTCCTTGAGGAGGCGGAAGGGCGTATTAAAGTTATCCTTGAAACTTTTCTGCAGCAGGAACTGACTGTGGAAGACTGGCTTAAGGAACATATCGGTGATACATGGTCAACTAAAGCAGCGAGGGAAGCATACGAACGAGCGATAAAAGGAAAAATGCTCGTATTTTTCAACGATTATAAAAGTAAGAAAATCAACGATCTGCTTCAGGAGGAATGGAAAGAAAAAATAGAGGATTATATTCCTGAAATCTCTGCTAAAGTTCTTGAAAAAGGCGAAGAATACTTTCAGTCTCCGGAAGGCCGTGACCAGGTTGACCAAATGGTTTCCAGATTTTTTGAAACAAAAGGAAGTTTCGGAGGGATGATCGGGAGGTTTACACAGAGAGTTTCCTTTTCGTCCCTTGTATCCAGAGAACTTACAAAGCTGTTCCGGGATGAAAGGGCGCATGAATACGTAACCTACTGGATCAGGAGAGAATGGCATGAGATGCTGGAAAAGACTCCGGAAGATTATATAAAGGCTGATAAACTGGAGGAGAACGTTCATTATCTGGTAGAGACTATCGTTGATGAAACCCCGATTATCGGGGAATGGGACAGGCCACTAAAAGAGTGGGCGCACCAGTACGAAAAGGTTATTACTTATACTATGCTGCCAGCTTTCGTTGATGGGTTCACCCAGGTGGCTGAAAGACAGTTAAAGTCAGTTATGAAACGAATTGGTATAAAGGGTATTGTTAGTGACCAGGTGAATAATTTCCCATTAGAGAATCTGGAAGAAATGGTGTTGAAGATTGCTAAGCGGGAGCTGAAGATGATTGCTGTGCTGGGTGCTTTAATCGGTGCGGTTGCAGGTCTTATCCAGGCTTTGTTTATTTTATTCATTTCGTAA
- a CDS encoding YheC/YheD family protein, with protein sequence MFSFTYNIDIIKLNDKLPFNQIVFPEETARLWKINSSIPGKATYHFLSKEIEVCTSPELSPGAVELHSRLVSDLSLSPGEKIRCLYRKKENLFHFGPSFGVVLGDCSEVNEMPFGDLTPYLTEMAKTCEKLYCPFTVFSYKETAGSYTEGFKYIGGKWEKALTPIPQVIYNRIGRRDQEKSIQCKHFFQRLTELNIPYFNDRFLHKWEVYKYLLNEPVLKPYLPETKYLKTLTDLEEMTEKYSDLYIKPVSGREGTGIIKVSADNGFYFITYPADEGWQTKKAVSLKQLYSMLKGRIKRRPYIIQPMISINEKYKAPVDFRVLCIKDSYSIWKACSAVARVGQKNTIVSNLAKGGSQKQAMSVLEEIIPPADIPHTERLIHELSLLCAYVLDRETEGIYGELGIDLMIDNEGRPWILEVNIKPSKSDLPQTAGSLPSVILIVLFAVSLAGFTD encoded by the coding sequence ATGTTTTCCTTTACTTACAATATAGACATTATAAAGCTCAATGATAAACTTCCATTTAACCAAATAGTATTCCCCGAGGAGACAGCACGTTTATGGAAAATAAATTCTTCTATCCCCGGGAAAGCCACATATCATTTTTTATCAAAGGAAATCGAAGTCTGCACCAGTCCTGAATTGAGTCCAGGGGCTGTTGAACTTCATTCCCGGCTTGTTTCCGACCTTTCTTTATCTCCAGGAGAAAAAATCCGCTGTTTATACAGGAAAAAGGAGAACCTTTTCCATTTCGGCCCTTCCTTTGGGGTAGTGCTGGGCGACTGTTCAGAGGTTAATGAAATGCCATTTGGAGACCTCACGCCTTATTTAACCGAAATGGCAAAAACGTGTGAAAAGCTTTACTGCCCATTTACAGTATTTTCGTATAAGGAGACCGCTGGCTCTTATACAGAAGGATTTAAATACATTGGCGGAAAATGGGAAAAGGCCCTCACTCCCATCCCACAGGTCATTTATAATCGAATTGGGCGGCGAGATCAGGAAAAATCCATTCAATGCAAACACTTTTTCCAGCGCCTTACAGAATTAAATATACCTTATTTTAATGACAGATTCCTTCATAAGTGGGAAGTATATAAATATTTGCTTAATGAACCTGTATTAAAACCTTATCTTCCTGAAACAAAATATTTGAAGACTTTAACAGATTTGGAAGAGATGACGGAAAAATATAGCGATCTGTATATAAAGCCTGTCTCAGGAAGGGAGGGTACAGGAATTATCAAGGTTTCCGCTGATAACGGATTCTACTTTATTACCTACCCTGCAGATGAAGGGTGGCAAACAAAAAAAGCAGTTTCTTTAAAACAGCTTTATTCTATGCTTAAAGGGCGAATTAAGAGAAGACCCTATATCATTCAGCCGATGATTAGTATAAATGAGAAATATAAAGCTCCAGTAGACTTCCGGGTACTTTGCATCAAGGATTCATATAGTATATGGAAGGCATGTTCCGCTGTGGCCCGGGTAGGACAAAAAAACACAATTGTATCAAACCTTGCAAAAGGCGGAAGCCAGAAGCAAGCCATGTCAGTTCTGGAAGAAATCATTCCGCCCGCAGATATACCGCATACAGAAAGACTTATTCATGAGCTCTCTCTGTTATGCGCTTATGTGTTAGACAGAGAAACAGAAGGTATTTACGGGGAACTTGGCATAGATTTAATGATAGATAACGAAGGCCGCCCGTGGATCCTTGAAGTTAATATTAAACCTTCAAAAAGCGATTTGCCTCAAACTGCCGGCAGTCTCCCTTCTGTCATTTTGATTGTTTTGTTTGCTGTTTCCCTGGCTGGCTTCACAGATTGA
- a CDS encoding YlbF family regulator produces MANPYDKAHELASALRETEEFTTLKGLHDEVNSDEVAKRMLDNFRNVQMELQQKQMQGAQITEDEIQQAQKQFELVQQHETISKLMEAEQRMSQLIGDLNKEMTRPLEDLYGAEPQQG; encoded by the coding sequence ATGGCTAATCCTTATGATAAGGCACACGAACTTGCAAGTGCCTTAAGAGAAACAGAAGAATTTACAACTTTAAAGGGCTTGCATGACGAAGTTAACAGCGACGAGGTTGCAAAGCGTATGCTTGATAACTTCCGTAACGTGCAAATGGAGCTTCAGCAGAAGCAAATGCAGGGAGCTCAAATTACTGAAGACGAAATCCAGCAGGCACAAAAGCAGTTTGAATTAGTGCAGCAGCATGAAACAATCTCTAAGCTTATGGAAGCTGAGCAGCGCATGAGCCAGCTGATCGGTGATTTGAATAAAGAAATGACTCGTCCTCTTGAGGATCTGTATGGTGCGGAACCACAGCAAGGATAA
- a CDS encoding YheC/YheD family protein produces the protein MSFITEVSLNELEEESSSLLLSRQLLDKLSLKAGSEQYVFFGTKKTACTINIADDENIDRCLLSKKAWKSLSIPFPVKLNILSSDTGDIYLGPVVGIYTAGFTGNLLRPAGERSFLFAKYISAAKAAGVLAFIFGSHHLLWEEGTVEGYTYGRKGWKKIKVPLPNVVYDRLPNRKTEEHPLYAETRDRLQNEYSIPWFNPGFFDKWTVYNQLSGYPMVSSLMPRTISAPSAAEVKEFIEKYKHIYIKPKNGSLGLGIHQIIFDPDEQLYYCRFRDHSRNRLRRYGSLHGLLKTQFPHGYEDMVIQQGIDLLKYQNNPIDFRIHTNKDETGKWRITAIAAKVAGAGSVTTHVKSGGQVKSVHEIWEELQLGRDLLDDLKNISLKLSTAIDETTDGYIGEIGFDIGIDGNENIWMFEANSKPGRTIFLHPKLKREDLLTRKLPMDYAVCLFRKSVEAAAAEGVTM, from the coding sequence TTGTCTTTCATAACGGAAGTCTCCCTTAACGAACTTGAAGAAGAGAGCAGCAGTCTGCTCCTCTCCAGACAGCTGCTTGATAAATTATCACTCAAGGCAGGATCAGAGCAGTATGTTTTTTTTGGCACAAAGAAAACTGCATGTACGATAAATATTGCAGACGATGAGAACATCGACCGGTGCCTTCTGTCTAAAAAAGCATGGAAAAGCCTCAGTATTCCGTTTCCTGTAAAGCTAAATATTCTTTCAAGTGACACAGGCGACATCTATTTAGGTCCTGTAGTGGGGATTTACACAGCAGGTTTTACCGGAAACCTGCTTCGTCCGGCAGGAGAAAGGTCATTCTTGTTCGCAAAATATATCAGCGCAGCTAAAGCTGCCGGGGTTCTCGCTTTTATCTTCGGTTCCCACCATCTCCTGTGGGAAGAGGGAACGGTGGAAGGGTACACATACGGCAGGAAAGGTTGGAAAAAAATCAAAGTCCCTCTGCCTAATGTAGTTTATGACAGGCTGCCTAACAGAAAGACAGAGGAGCACCCTCTCTATGCTGAAACAAGAGACCGGCTGCAAAATGAATACAGCATACCATGGTTTAACCCGGGCTTCTTTGATAAATGGACCGTGTATAATCAGCTTTCCGGTTACCCAATGGTCAGCAGTCTGATGCCCCGGACAATATCAGCCCCTTCAGCTGCTGAAGTGAAAGAGTTTATTGAAAAATATAAACATATCTATATAAAGCCTAAAAACGGAAGCCTCGGGCTCGGTATACACCAGATCATTTTTGATCCTGATGAGCAGCTTTATTATTGCCGTTTCAGAGACCATTCCAGGAACAGGTTAAGGCGTTACGGAAGTCTGCACGGCCTCTTAAAGACACAGTTCCCCCATGGTTACGAGGACATGGTTATCCAGCAAGGAATAGATTTATTGAAATATCAGAATAACCCAATAGATTTTCGCATCCACACAAACAAAGATGAAACAGGAAAATGGCGTATCACAGCAATAGCTGCGAAAGTGGCTGGCGCTGGCAGTGTTACTACCCATGTTAAAAGCGGCGGGCAGGTTAAATCGGTTCATGAAATATGGGAAGAGCTGCAGCTGGGAAGGGACCTTCTTGATGATTTAAAAAACATCTCCTTGAAACTAAGCACTGCAATTGATGAAACGACAGATGGATATATAGGAGAAATTGGCTTCGATATAGGTATTGATGGAAACGAAAATATCTGGATGTTTGAGGCAAATTCCAAGCCTGGCAGAACAATTTTCCTGCACCCGAAGCTTAAACGGGAAGACCTTCTTACAAGGAAGCTGCCAATGGACTATGCAGTATGTTTATTCAGGAAATCTGTTGAAGCGGCTGCTGCGGAAGGAGTCACCATGTAG